A window from Pan paniscus chromosome 14, NHGRI_mPanPan1-v2.0_pri, whole genome shotgun sequence encodes these proteins:
- the TEX30 gene encoding testis-expressed protein 30 isoform X2, with protein sequence MSHTEVKLKIPFGNKLLDAVCLVPNKSLTYGIILTHGASGDMNLPHLMSLASHLASHGFFCLRFTCKGLNIVHRIKAYKSVLNYLKTSGEYKLAGVFLGGRSMGSRAAASVMCHIEPDDGDDFVRGLICISYPLHHPKQQHKLRDEDLFRLKEPVLFVSGSADEMCEKNLLEKVAQKMQAPHKIHWIEKANHSMAVKGRSTNDVFKEINTQILFWIQEITEMDKKCH encoded by the exons ATGAGTCATACAGAG gttaaattaaaaataccttttgGAAATAAATTACTAGATGCTGTTTGTTTGGTACCTAACAAGAGCTTAACATATGGAATAATTCTTACACATGGAGCATCAGGAGATATGAATCTTCCTCATTTGATGTCACTGGCATCCCATCTTGCATCTCATGGGTTTTTCTGCCTGAGATTTACCTGTAAAGGCCTTAATATTGTACATAGAATTAAGGCGTATAAATCAGTTTTG aattaCCTGAAGACATCAGGAGAATACAAACTTGCAGGTGTTTTTCTTGGAG gTCGTTCAATGGGCTCAAGAGCAGCTGCTTCTGTAATGTGTCACATTGAGccagatgatggtgatgattttGTTCGGGGTCTCATTTGTATTTCTTACCCACTGCACCATCCAAAGCAGCAGCATAAACTCAGAGATGAAGACCTCTTTCGTTTAAAAGAGCCTGTACTGTTTGTGTCAGGCTCAGCAGATGAAATGTGTGAAAAG aacTTGTTGGAGAAAGTGGCACAGAAAATGCAAGCTCCCCATAAAATCCACTGGATTGAGAAGGCAAATCATTCCATGGCAGTGAAAGGACGGTCGACAAATgatgttttcaaagaaataaatacacagatttTGTTTTGGATCCAAGAAATTACTGAAATGGACAAGAAATGTCATTAG
- the TEX30 gene encoding testis-expressed protein 30 isoform X3 — MWRAGRPTLPACSAARPAHPGAWPARACVVAERCGGAGEAVASSALVSSLKGVTAVGCPRPLLPSRNYLKTSGEYKLAGVFLGGRSMGSRAAASVMCHIEPDDGDDFVRGLICISYPLHHPKQQHKLRDEDLFRLKEPVLFVSGSADEMCEKNLLEKVAQKMQAPHKIHWIEKANHSMAVKGRSTNDVFKEINTQILFWIQEITEMDKKCH; from the exons ATGTGGCGGGCTGGGAGACCCACGCTCCCGGCGTGCTCTGCGGCCCGGCCCGCGCACCCGGGGGCGTGGCCTGCGCGCGCGTGCGTCGTAGCCGAACGCTGTGGCGGGGCAGGCGAGGCGGTCGCTTCGAGCGCGCTAGTCAGCTCCCTGAAGGGAGTGACGGCGGTTGGGTGCCCGCGGCCACTTTTGCCTTCCCGG aattaCCTGAAGACATCAGGAGAATACAAACTTGCAGGTGTTTTTCTTGGAG gTCGTTCAATGGGCTCAAGAGCAGCTGCTTCTGTAATGTGTCACATTGAGccagatgatggtgatgattttGTTCGGGGTCTCATTTGTATTTCTTACCCACTGCACCATCCAAAGCAGCAGCATAAACTCAGAGATGAAGACCTCTTTCGTTTAAAAGAGCCTGTACTGTTTGTGTCAGGCTCAGCAGATGAAATGTGTGAAAAG aacTTGTTGGAGAAAGTGGCACAGAAAATGCAAGCTCCCCATAAAATCCACTGGATTGAGAAGGCAAATCATTCCATGGCAGTGAAAGGACGGTCGACAAATgatgttttcaaagaaataaatacacagatttTGTTTTGGATCCAAGAAATTACTGAAATGGACAAGAAATGTCATTAG
- the TEX30 gene encoding testis-expressed protein 30 isoform X1, translating into MNLPHLMSLASHLASHGFFCLRFTCKGLNIVHRIKAYKSVLNYLKTSGEYKLAGVFLGGRSMGSRAAASVMCHIEPDDGDDFVRGLICISYPLHHPKQQHKLRDEDLFRLKEPVLFVSGSADEMCEKNLLEKVAQKMQAPHKIHWIEKANHSMAVKGRSTNDVFKEINTQILFWIQEITEMDKKCH; encoded by the exons ATGAATCTTCCTCATTTGATGTCACTGGCATCCCATCTTGCATCTCATGGGTTTTTCTGCCTGAGATTTACCTGTAAAGGCCTTAATATTGTACATAGAATTAAGGCGTATAAATCAGTTTTG aattaCCTGAAGACATCAGGAGAATACAAACTTGCAGGTGTTTTTCTTGGAG gTCGTTCAATGGGCTCAAGAGCAGCTGCTTCTGTAATGTGTCACATTGAGccagatgatggtgatgattttGTTCGGGGTCTCATTTGTATTTCTTACCCACTGCACCATCCAAAGCAGCAGCATAAACTCAGAGATGAAGACCTCTTTCGTTTAAAAGAGCCTGTACTGTTTGTGTCAGGCTCAGCAGATGAAATGTGTGAAAAG aacTTGTTGGAGAAAGTGGCACAGAAAATGCAAGCTCCCCATAAAATCCACTGGATTGAGAAGGCAAATCATTCCATGGCAGTGAAAGGACGGTCGACAAATgatgttttcaaagaaataaatacacagatttTGTTTTGGATCCAAGAAATTACTGAAATGGACAAGAAATGTCATTAG
- the TEX30 gene encoding testis-expressed protein 30 isoform X5 → MSHTEVKLKIPFGNKLLDAVCLVPNKSLTYGIILTHGASGDMNLPHLMSLASHLASHGFFCLRFTCKGLNIVHRIKAYKSVLNYLKTSGEYKLAGVFLGELVGESGTENASSP, encoded by the exons ATGAGTCATACAGAG gttaaattaaaaataccttttgGAAATAAATTACTAGATGCTGTTTGTTTGGTACCTAACAAGAGCTTAACATATGGAATAATTCTTACACATGGAGCATCAGGAGATATGAATCTTCCTCATTTGATGTCACTGGCATCCCATCTTGCATCTCATGGGTTTTTCTGCCTGAGATTTACCTGTAAAGGCCTTAATATTGTACATAGAATTAAGGCGTATAAATCAGTTTTG aattaCCTGAAGACATCAGGAGAATACAAACTTGCAGGTGTTTTTCTTGGAG aacTTGTTGGAGAAAGTGGCACAGAAAATGCAAGCTCCCCATAA
- the TEX30 gene encoding testis-expressed protein 30 isoform X4: MWRAGRPTLPACSAARPAHPGAWPARACVVAERCGGAGEAVASSALVSSLKGVTAVGCPRPLLPSRVKLKIPFGNKLLDAVCLVPNKSLTYGIILTHGASGDMNLPHLMSLASHLASHGFFCLRFTCKGLNIVHRIKAYKSVLNYLKTSGEYKLAGVFLGELVGESGTENASSP, encoded by the exons ATGTGGCGGGCTGGGAGACCCACGCTCCCGGCGTGCTCTGCGGCCCGGCCCGCGCACCCGGGGGCGTGGCCTGCGCGCGCGTGCGTCGTAGCCGAACGCTGTGGCGGGGCAGGCGAGGCGGTCGCTTCGAGCGCGCTAGTCAGCTCCCTGAAGGGAGTGACGGCGGTTGGGTGCCCGCGGCCACTTTTGCCTTCCCGG gttaaattaaaaataccttttgGAAATAAATTACTAGATGCTGTTTGTTTGGTACCTAACAAGAGCTTAACATATGGAATAATTCTTACACATGGAGCATCAGGAGATATGAATCTTCCTCATTTGATGTCACTGGCATCCCATCTTGCATCTCATGGGTTTTTCTGCCTGAGATTTACCTGTAAAGGCCTTAATATTGTACATAGAATTAAGGCGTATAAATCAGTTTTG aattaCCTGAAGACATCAGGAGAATACAAACTTGCAGGTGTTTTTCTTGGAG aacTTGTTGGAGAAAGTGGCACAGAAAATGCAAGCTCCCCATAA